GATGTGAACAGCCCCGAAGTATAGTCGTAACGCCCACTTAGGGCAACTCGGGGCCTCCCCGACCGGAGGAGGCGCCGACGGTCACGCGACCGTCAGGAGACCGTGAGCGGGATGCGCGACTTCGGCGTCTGCAGCCCGTGGTCGAGCAGCACTTCGCTCGTCAGCAGCCGCACGTGGTCGGCGAGCACCGACGTGGGATTGCGCGGCGCGTTCGGGTCCACCACGTGGTACCCGCCGGACACTCGAGCGGCGAGCACGGCGGCCACCGCGTCCTCCATCGCGTCGAGCACCTGCTCGACCGTGGCCCCCTGCTCGCGCAGCGTCGCGACCACCGCCGCGACGAGGTCGCGCAGCGACGCGGTCGTCGGATCGGGCAGCGACAGCGCCGCGCGAACGGCGAGCGCGAACTCCCGGTCGAGCTGTCGAGGAATGAACGGCTCTACGACGTGATCGGACATGGCGAACGGTGCGTGAAGTGGCGGGCCGCATCGCACGTCTCGCGCGGTTCGTGCCACCGCGTAAGGATGGTGACGACCGTGCGCGGCCGCGTCAATCCTCGCGGCGGCTCGGGCCCCCGCTCACGCGTCCTCCTCGGGGTCGATCGTCCGATGCTCGCCGGTGCGCCGCCGCTCCATGCGCCGCCGCTCGGCCGAGGCGTCGGTGCCGCCGACGCCGCCGGAGCCGCCGGCGCGCTGCTGCCGGAGCACCATGTGGCGGATAGCGCCTTCGGTCGGACCACCGAACACGAGCACCAGCAGCGTGAGCGCCAGGGCCGCGGCGGCGAGCGACCACTGCCCGGCGCCGCACACGATGCCGAGGCACGCCACCACCCAGATCGACGCCGCGGTCATGAGGTTGCGAACACTGCTCCGATCGCTCGTCTTCAGGATCACGCCGCCGCCGAGGAAGCCGACGCCGGCGACGATCCCCTGGATCGAGCGGCTCACCGCGTTCGGATCGACGCCGCCCCCGCCGTTCGCGAGCAGCGTCGTCGACAGGATCACGAGCGCCGCGCCGAGCGAGACGAGGGCGTGCGTGCGCATGCCGGCCGGCTTGCCGCGCAGCTCGCGGTTCAGTCCCACGGCGGCGCCGATCA
This DNA window, taken from Gemmatirosa kalamazoonensis, encodes the following:
- a CDS encoding MgtC/SapB family protein encodes the protein MPTDFVAGAEDALLRLSAATLIGAAVGLNRELRGKPAGMRTHALVSLGAALVILSTTLLANGGGGVDPNAVSRSIQGIVAGVGFLGGGVILKTSDRSSVRNLMTAASIWVVACLGIVCGAGQWSLAAAALALTLLVLVFGGPTEGAIRHMVLRQQRAGGSGGVGGTDASAERRRMERRRTGEHRTIDPEEDA